The Microcaecilia unicolor chromosome 3, aMicUni1.1, whole genome shotgun sequence nucleotide sequence TTACAGGAGACCACAGGATTTATGAGTACACAAATCCAGATGGTTATACAAAATGTATACAGGGATTTAGATCCACAGCATGTGAACAGAAAATATTATCCTGTCATGGACAGACTTCCCCTTAACATGCATGTTCAGAATACTCTCAGCCAGCTGAAGCAGGTCCTAATGCAgcttgtcataagtacataagtattgccacgctgggacagaccaaaggtccatcaagcccaacatcctgtttccaacagtggccaatccaggtcacaaatacctggcaagaatttactcaaggtggtgtacagtaagaaaagaTCCAACATGAGCAATCGGCTAGCAGTAAGCAAACCACCTTCTCAGAGCAGAGCACTAAGGCAGGGACCAGAAAAGACAGAGCTGGAGTTGGAGACAATCAGAAATGGGGCTTACAAGATTTTGCTACTCATCTTTAAGGCATTTAAAGTGGGCTTCCCAGATTATTTGGCCACTCTTACAATCTCCTTACTCTCCATCACGAGTCCTGCGTTCTATAAACAATTATCGATTGGTCCTTCCTGGCCCCAAACAGGCACATCTTGAATCGACGAGTCATAGTGCTTTTTGGAACAATTTACCACTTCCTATCCGCAGCATTTCCTCTATTAAGGAATTTAAGCTAGCTATATAAACATGGTTATTTGAGTGAGCATTTGATTCATAAATTTGTAGGGTATAGTGTCACTCTCTGTCTATTTGCTTTATCCTTTGGtgaattttaagatgtttttgttGCTGAAATGTAcactttctcctttttttgttgttgattggATCTGTCCTAATTGTGTGAATGCTTTATCTGTCCTTTGAATATTGtaattctttttctgtttcttgataCTAGATTGTACATTGCTCAGTTCTGCATGTCAGTATGGGTGGTAGAGAAAGTCTGAATGGACTGTAAACTGTAAGTACCTGCAGACCATTGACTCCTGATATCTCTGGACAGGAAGTAAGCTCATCTATTGCTTATGTAAGTTTGGCCAATACCAATGCTAATAATATACCGCACGAGAGCTCAGCCACAGCTAGAGACCCTGTACATAGCCACCAATACTTCCTAGATGCACTCCAGCCAAAGGATCAGCAATATACCCTTTCGGTTCTGATTCAGGAAGCTTTTTGGTGCAAGAGATTAATAGATACAGTAATGGAAATCTTTGATCACACAAAACCTTCTCAGGAAGTTAGAAGTCTCTTTGTGGGACCCTGGGGCCCTCTGTTTGACTCCCTGTAATACCCCACTGGCGGCTTGTGGTATGGCTCAAATGGGTGAAATGAAAGTAAAGCGCCCAGTAATCATGACCAGATATACAGGAGAAGAGCTAATAATAGGTAATGAACTTCTTAAAAAGGTTCCAATATGTCCTGGAAGATTTTTAGGAGATAATATGGGGGCAAAACAGATCACCCCATCTCCTTTCAGAGGAAGGGGCAATTGAGACTGAACTTTATTATAATTATGATTAGCACCCTGGGATTTATAAAAACCAATCTTATGTTCCCTTATGGATCCAAGTCCACAGCCCAGTTATATTGACAAGCAATGAAACAGGCcaataattataaaaataaaatagatttattttaGCAGCACATAAATTACTAGAATACAGGAGGCAACAATAAGAGGAGgccctgtaggggtatttccctgtgatcttaccTGTGATGGCTTTGGTTGATACAAGCCTAGTGCATCCTGTTACAAACAAGATTGATGCTATCACCTCTGACATGAATCCTACTGTGTCAGtgagatccagcttcagcttgaggAAAAACACTGGCAGAttcactgaagccaaggacattctgtgttccaaccccctccctttttttatcattctgagaagctgagaagggagGCAGACTTAGCACCAGAagttccaaggtcacaaaacaaagaactctgctCGCCCAGGTACTAATTGGACGAGATCATAATTGGGTTCCTGCAGTCACATGACCGAGAGGTACTGGGAAAAGCGGGAACTGAAGAAGGTAGTAAGGCGGAGACCCTCGTAAGAGGAGCAACCGGTgcgaggacctgagaaatccagcaaggctcggggtgagccagagactgtgtttgattgtgacctgcataactggtgcaattACGTGTGGCGGAGAAATTGGCTCTGAGATCCAAAGGAGGGACGGAAACCTGCTTGCTGCAGAGAGAGACCTGCTCGACATCTAAGACACAAACAGCTGAGACAGTGTCTGGGGAATCTAATCCTGTCATCTGAAGCCGTCATAAAAAGAACAGTGAGATCACGGTGAATTACTTCCTAGTCTGGGGTTAGCGAGTGGCTTATCTAAGTAAAATtagtttatgtcagctcttggtcagagaATAAGCTGCtactgtgtattttgcataagatgtgtgaTTTTCTCATAATGATCATTAGGATATcgtttgtactgttctaatcattacggTACTTAGTCTAAGGCTAATCAGTGTGTATAGTTAGACCATATATTTTGGTAGTGTTCTTATCAGTAAGAGATTTATAGTGCAGAGAAGCTTgtgcagagttctattttgtatctTATCTATTTTCTTACTTctaataaatataatatatatcACAGTGGCTTGTGTTCACTTCTCTAACAAAAacacctggaggggggggggccagaagcaagattcctatatatatatatatatatcagtggggttcctggcctggatggcaccctgggcggagcgccgatgcgcccccccccccccgggtgcagcgtgccccccgctaaatgacaccttcacCCCCCCcttccggcgaaatgacacccccctccgtgtgcacgccgctaggggggggtgccgcagcgcgcgcctgctccgagttcgctaaacttcgcttcgctgcagctccctctgccccggaacaggaagtaacctgttccggggcagagggagctgcagtgaacgagcgacgaagtttagcaaactcggagcaagcgtgcgccacggcaccccccagcggcgtgcacccgaggaggaccgcccccccctttgtACGCCACAGATATATAtatcaccctagacagagctagtgagtttGTTAGACAGACTTCTGCATCGGAGAATCTTGGTAAATAATCTGTGGGTAGCTGTTATCCAAAGGATTATTTGTTTCCCTCCTACAGCCCTTCATAAAAAAACATAACTTAccctttttaaaaagggtttaaagCAAACACATGTCTAGGCCCTAGGCCCATAATCTAGGGAACACCTGCTTATTACCCAATAGCAGTATAGCGCTGGTTTTATAGAACCTAATGATGATGTCTTCTCGTGGGGGGATGCAGCAGAAGGCAGGCAGGAGCTCTGAAGGGTCCATTGGTGCAGAAGAGTctaagcagcagtggcgtagctagggtagttgacacccggggccggtcattttttaacaccccccccccccccgaaatccagtactaggcataccgagaatacaaaacactcaggacctatagagcagtTCTACCAtatcataagcagtaatttgtacgagtcacacaaggaaaaggaaagcatcttaaacactacagtgagcactagaacatcaattcacctattgtaaaacaaaaacagacagaatagtacagatcgtcgatcctgcacagtcaatgccaactgaaagccatgtctttttcacaaacacagatacaccctaatccactatagaataagtaatcataaactttctatttagacaaaaattaaactgaacccccgatgccagactctgcatacaatgcaacaccacagaaacagaaaatgtcctctagtactgtgcaaaatataaagacagcagatgtaaatttgaaaaaaactaacaaataccaatcaccactttacaaattaacaaatagaaataaaacaaataatatcattttattggactaatacatttagctttcagaggccaaaacctccttcctcaggtcaattcagtatagtactgttacagtgtcctatcctgacctgaggaagggggttttgttctccgaaagtaaaatgtattaaaattagtccaataaaaagattaccttatttacatgttctattataaacatttattaacacagctacaatactactttaacctaaagcaaaaaaataaaaatatatatttacagttcgttgtctctggtttctgctttcctcatcttttcactgtcttccttctatccagcatctgtcttcgctctctctctgccatccagtgtctgccctctctctctctgccccttccatccacttctgccccttccatgcaccatctgccccagtctgccatctctctctccctcttccatcaacatctgccctctatctctgccccttccatccaccatttgccccagtctgccctctttctctctccccttccgcccaccatctgccctttctctctgccccttcaatccgtctgtcctccctctaccatccatccagggtctgccctccctcacgctccccccttctatcccctctctctctgccccctcttttcagtccccagttccagcccccttattccacctgcccctagttccagccccagcccacatctcccacctgccccccttttcagccccactatcccaccagtccccagcccctttctcccatcagtcctgagcttcagcccccagccacttctccctgtcctcttttcagcccctagtttcaaccccagcccttttctctcaccagtcctgagcttcagccccagttagttctccctgtcccctttaaagcccctagtccccacagtttcagcccccttcatccaccacatgccttgcatccccccttttcagccccagacccattctcccacctgccccaggcatggacccattttccctcctgcccccttgtcagaccccagttccagcttcagaccccttctcccatctgagcactcccctccccctctgagcaccccccaccctccccaatccccttctcccctctctgagcacccctctgagctcccccacccttccccaatccccttctcccctctctgagctccccaccctccctaatcccctttaagaacccctctgagctcccccacacctccccaatccccttctcccctctctgagctcccccaccctcccttatcccctttaagcacccctctgagcttccccacccctccccaatccccttcgcccctccttgatgctctcccaccctccctaatcccctttaagcacccctctgagctcccccacccctccccaatccccttctcccttctctgagctccccaccctccctaatcccctttaagcacccatctgagctcccccacacctccccaatccccttctcccctctctgagctcccccaccctccctaattccctttaagcacccctctgagctcccccacccttccccaatccccttctcccctctctgagctcccccacccttccccaatccccttctcccctgagctcccccaccctccataatcccctttaagcacccctctgagctcccccacccctccccaatccccttctcccctctgtccccccccccccccgacagctgagatccgttctcctgctgctcctaccctgtcctgccttaaaaaaaaattttttgaagccccagagagtggcaggcagcgcgcctcgcatctgccctgctagtaaagaagatctcgtcgacgtcgtcgtccttcccacactgagtctcGCCCACCCTCgcagtaataggaagttgcctcagaggggggcgggactcaatgtgggaagggcgacgatgtcagtgagatcttctttactagcagggcagatgcgaggcgcgctgcctgccactctccggcgcttcgaaaaaatttttttaaaggcggagcagagggagcggagcaccccccccccccccccacctgatgacacccggggcggactgcccccaccgccccgcccttgctatgccactgactcTAGTGCAAAattctgatagtattctataagtttttatgtatttattttattataatcTACTGTGTTTCATGTACAGTACTAATTAGTGAGTGACAACAATATTGCTCTGAATGATGTTCAAATAAAATgcacgctaagcactattctgtttATGGAAGAGTGCTGGGCATGAAAAGTTATACCAACTGAACAATAgtgcaaatacctgtgcctaaattgGGCTCAGATCCCCGAATTCTTAGAAacgtccctgacccacccatgctccgcccacagccatgcccccttttcaaatctGTGTggacgcatctttatagaatagtggctataaagatgcacatgtaaattctaattcttgCCAATTACTGTCAGTAATTGATTATTAGTaccaaattatcagcactaattgacttgttcTGCAATTAAATTGTGatgcaattttgagtgctatatatagaattaggtagTATGTGATTCTGGcttactgtttatagaatagtgccttgcACTTCCACACATATAATACTAAATATTGGATGTAATTACATTCCTAACTATAAACTAGGTGCACTATTGGTGCATAAATTTGGTTTCCAGCTTTTTTGAATTGCCTTTTCTTGCATTTTCTAAAACACCCCATATTAGCATTAGGTATTCACCACATAAGTTCTTTTATTCCAATTTGCCATGTCGTTTAATGCATAGTATTTGTCCAAACATGATCCATACAAGATTAGGAGGGGTACAcggtttatgtttattccacacttgatattccacctttcAGTAGATTCAGTCAAATTGTTTTTCATATACGGGGCTCACAATCGAAGATTATTTGTACGTGTGGtgatggagtgttaagtgacacaaggagctgcagtgggaattgaacccagttccccaggttttcaATAAGGACAGGTTGGGGACCGAAGTTAGCCAAATGGCAGCATAATTAAGGGCTAAATTTATATGAAAACATAGAAGAATGCTGCACAGTACCTACCCACCCCCTTGATCCCTTCCTCCCATGTTAGTTAGTGGGAGTGAGATCAAAAGCAATAGTCGGATGCTTCTGCCCAGCAGTTCATGTTTTCAAAAAGGCCACCTCAGCCCCCTAAAAGTAGTAATGCTAAGGGGCTTAAGCAGCTGTTTTGAGAGCAGGAGCTGCCCCACTCTACTAACACCCAGGGAAATCGTCAGTAGGTACTGGGGTAGGGAGTCAGGAGTGGGGCCATTTTGGAAGGGTGTTCCTGATAGGGGTAATTAGGGTGGGAGAATAAATTTTTAAAACAAGAGatcctttaaaaaaataagtGAGTCCAACTAGGAGCCTGCTATTTGTACATGGCTGAGGTGAATAATGCACATTCCAGAGACACCAGCAGGCCATTTTTAGAGGGGTCCcagggtggatttggggggcacTCATTCCTCTTTGCTCTctctatctgcccccccccccccaccctgttaaagattttacctttgctggtgaggatgtccaagccccaccaactgaagagcTCCACATCCTTGCATATGCTCAGTTCACGTACACAAAAAGCATGCATGAGGAGTGCTAGTGTTGGCAGCTGGAAAGCACACCATCGACTTCTTCACTCCAGGGAGGTTCAGGCCACAGAGCTCGTCAGTTGATGGGGcttcggcatccctgccagccattcagGATACTGCAAAGTtgaggggggcccaggcctccaagcaccccccccctccccatggttaCATAACTGACAACAGACACATACTTCAATTTACTGCATGAGCTATAGCCTGAGTGACAAAGTACCACATGGTAAATTTTGTGGTGGGAAAAAAAGTGATATTATACCACATCCATAAGTTCAGGAATATATATTCAGCAGTCTTACCTAAACTGATATAACCACTGAATGTCAGGCATAAGGATAAGAGGTTCATTCATACACTTATGTGGTGGCGAATGTATGAATATTACTGCCTCCCCAgttttcttgtaatttttcttaaTGCTCCTTTCACTTCCTGGTTTCTCAGACTATAGATCAGGGGGTTTAGCATTGGTGTTATAATGAGATAAAACACAGAGATCATTTTGTCTTTATCTGGAGAATGACTTGACTTGGGCGCCATGTACATAAAAATAGCCGTTCCATAGAATATCGTCACCACAGTCAGGTGAGAGGTGCAGGTGGAAAAGGCTTTGCTTCTTCCATCAGCAGAACTGATTTTCATTATTGTtgaaataatataaatatatgttaaaaatattaagaaaacagGGATCAATAGTATCAACACCCCAACAACAAAAATCACAATTTCATTGATGAAAGTATCAACGCATGCCAAACTTAACACAGCAGGAACTTCACAGAGGAAATGGTTAATTACATTGTGACCGCACATGGGCATTGTCAGTGTAAAAGCAACATGTACTATTGACAAAAGAAAGCCACCCGTCCACGTACCAACTGCTATTATTATACAGACTCTCCAGTTCATAATAATTGTATAACGCAAGGGATGACATATCGCCACATAGCGATCATATGCCATGACAGCTAGCAGGATGCATTCTGTTTCCCCTAAGGAAAGATAGATGTACATTTGTGCTGCACAATCACGAAACAAAATGGTTTTCTTCTTTGCCAGGAAAGTTTCCAACATTTTGGGGACAATGCTCGATGTGTAACAGATATCCAGGAAGGACAAATTACTGAGGAAAAAGTACATGGGAGTGTGGAGACGAGAATCAAGTCTACTTACTGTAATTAAGATAAGATTTCCTACCAGAGCTATCATATAGATTATTAAAAACAGTATAAAGAGCAAAATGTTCATCCATGGTTTATCTGAAACTCCCAACAAGATGAATTCTGTCACAGAGCTCTGGTTGCTTCTTTGCATTTTTCTCATTGTATTTATCTGTAATAAAAATACTTATTTACTGTAATACAAAGGTGAATATGATAAGCAAAATGCAATACAAAGCCATAGCAGCAGAAGAAAATCTTAATCTTTCCAACATTTAGCAGAAATTATTTTCACAATGTTTACACCAAGGAGTTATAAAACATTTCAAACTCTGGGAATGaatttctttttgaaatttcCTAGGTTAATGTTTTATTAAATACCAGTGGTTAATTATTTCAAGCAACTGTACAGTTGCAGGAGACAGTTTCTATTGTTGAACAGGACAGTGACTGGACTCAGGTGAAGGAGCAGTAGAGTCCCATGTTTGAGCGAGGTACTTTTTAAATTTGTTCATATTATACTTTCATTGTTATTTATTAATTAATATATAATCTCCCTCCATATTTCTTCTACTTtgacactctgtaagccacattgagcctgcaaataggtgggaaaatgtgggttacaaatgtaacaataataatagtGGTTTTTATTTAGGGAGAAGTTtaccaatgtgggctactgttaagttaaGTTATTTTACCACCAATCAGGTTATTTAAACAAAAGTTGGGTTATTTCAGCACAGagttcattgcataaaatgagtctTTCCCAGATGATAAGGCCATTTGTACCATGGCGATAAAAAACCCCCAATCTTATATTAaccatcttcaggtcatcaagtctttcCTCAAATATCTCGTGGCACAAAACTCATAccgtttttgtcacttttctctgaacctctTCAAGTTTTTTAATGTCCTTaggaagatatggcctccaaaactgaacacagtactccaaatgggacctcaccaactatttatacaggggtatcaacacccactttcttctgctggttatacccttcgttatgcagcccagcatccttcagGCCGTGGCCACAACCTTGACAAAAGATGTGGattaaaactagttaaaagatagaaaacagagcttagggttaaatggtcagtattctcaatggaaaagggtagatagtggggttccccagggggctGTGCTGAGACCGttgctttataacatatttataaatgatctagagatgggagttacTAGTGAGCtaactaaatttgctgacgatacaaagttattcaaagttgttaaatcgcaagaggattgtgaaaaatttcaagaggaccttatgagactgggggtgcagagggggaccggggagggcGCAGAGggagactggggagagagcccgttgttaaacatttaccagcacaccactgccctgaGGCCCCCCCTGTAGCAACGCCACTGGAACAAGCGATAGGGGAAAAGGAGCAGGACAATGATGCAGAGAAGGGACCCGAGCCCAAATTTTGAAAGccagttaacatagtaacatagtaacatagtagatgatggcagaaaaagacctgcaaggtccatccagtctgcccaacaagataactcatatttgctgctttttgtgtataccctactttgatttgtacctgtgctcttcagggcacagaccgtataagtctgcccagcaccatccccacctcccaaccaccagccccgcctcccacccccggctccggcacagaccgtacaagtctgtccagcactatccccgcctcccaaccaccagtcccgctgcccaccaccggccctggcacagaccgtacaagtctgtccagcactatccccgcctcccaaccaccagccccgcctcccgatcctgactaagctcctgaggatccattccttcggcacaggattcctttatgcttatcccacgcatgtttgaattccgttaccgttttcatttccaccacctcccgcgggagggcattccaagcatccactactctctctgtgaaaaaatacttcctgacatttttcttgagtctgccccccttcaatctcatttcatgtcctctcgttctaccaccttcccatctccggaaaaggttcgtttgcggattaatacctttcaaatatttgaacgtctgtatcatatcacccctgtttctcctttcctccagggtatacatgtttagttgttaaagtttaacaaccagctccccaaattctttaaaaattaagAAACAGCGTGTGGAAGCTGgtgtgagctggctccagcacaccactaggtctgacccagtatggatattcttgtATTCTTATTTTCTGGGCAGATGATTATAATCTTGGAAGCAATAGAAGTCTTTGTATATTGGGAACTAGCCTTTTGCCTCATATATGATTATTCCAGAACTCAAAATATATTTCTCTCCATtgactaaaaaaatgtttttaaaaatgatatgaaaatattttggatatttaTTGAAAGTCCTTTTTGAAGGATATTGTTTACAATATCACTTCCGTTTGGATGTTtggagtgtattttataaaggtaacacGTAAGATTGTCCTAAGTCTATGTTATAAAGGTAACATTAGTGTGTTTTatgaatgtattttataaaagcaatataGGTATCTTTACCAAAATTGTTTGTGTCCCCAACAGTCATATTTCAAAACTGATATTCCCTGCATTAAAAAATTCAGGTCAGTGATTTTTTACACTGTGTTTACTCTTAAATCTAAATTCATGTATATAcaggctattattattattattattatttgttacatttgtatcccacattctcccacatatttgcaggctcaatgtggcttacataataccgtgaaggcattcgccaaatccggtatgggataggtacaaaatgttgtattgggatagggacgataagattcagtcaagtttggttgaggtaaaagagttcattaatgtccagtacgatctttaatagtgaagtgttgcagggttgagttaCTTAAGTTGGGTCATAACCAGTGCACTGGAAGTGAAGTTCTTTAAATGTATCTTTCTTCACCCAGAGCAATGTTTAACTGacagaaatgcttttgaaaattacccttatGTGATTTAGTTAATTAAATTAAAACACATAAAATAGTAAAGAGGATAAAATAAATGAGAACATAAGATAAATTTGACTTACAAATTAATTATTTCAACAGAGGAAGCTGTTCTTATGGGTCCAGTCCATGTGGTTAGACATAAGAGGGAAGAACTGCTGTGAATCAATTGAAAAGAGAATTGTGCTGTGCTCAGAatagaaaaatattatttttaaaaaagttttcacCACATAAAATAGGGCTTTAGAACAAAAAAATTATGGTGAATTTAGATTGGTCCAtgttggattattttttttttaattacatttgtaccccgcgctttcccactcatggcaggctcaatgcggcttacatggagcaatggagggttaagtgacttgctcagaagtgggaatccaactcagttcctcaggaccaaagtccaccaccctaaccactaggccactccacttacTTGCTTAGGTGCattaaacaaatattaaaaagaCTTCAGACAGTTCAGAATACCTGGTTCATTTGGTTTTTGCTCTAAACAAACATTGATAGTATCTTAGAGTATTATATAAGATTAAAGTCAGGGTTCTAAGTTTTCTTGTCTCGTTTACATGTGTACTTTTTGATTTTTACAGAAATTTTGCAGAAAACCTATTCATACAAGCAGCAGCTGTAGATTTCTGTACATGCATTTCCTGAGTCAGTTTTTCAAAAGGAAATTTTTCTCTTTGAACTTGAACGCACCAGTCTGCAGGTGATA carries:
- the LOC115465275 gene encoding olfactory receptor 2D2-like; this encodes MRKMQRSNQSSVTEFILLGVSDKPWMNILLFILFLIIYMIALVGNLILITVSRLDSRLHTPMYFFLSNLSFLDICYTSSIVPKMLETFLAKKKTILFRDCAAQMYIYLSLGETECILLAVMAYDRYVAICHPLRYTIIMNWRVCIIIAVGTWTGGFLLSIVHVAFTLTMPMCGHNVINHFLCEVPAVLSLACVDTFINEIVIFVVGVLILLIPVFLIFLTYIYIISTIMKISSADGRSKAFSTCTSHLTVVTIFYGTAIFMYMAPKSSHSPDKDKMISVFYLIITPMLNPLIYSLRNQEVKGALRKITRKLGRQ